The sequence below is a genomic window from Silvanigrella paludirubra.
TTTCTTTTAATTTTTCATTTTCATAATTAGGTTCAGGTTTTGCATGTGGATTAATAATATGAATATGAGTAATTTGATCATTTTGTAAGTATCTTTTAATAAATTCAAACTCATCTAAATATCTAAGATCGTCAATAATAGCAATTTTAAGGTCTAAAAATTCTTTATTATACAAAATAATTTCAACTAATTGTTTAGCCCAATATATATTATTTTTTTTCTTCTTTTCGTTACCTTTATTTATAAGCATTTGATGTATAGATAAATTTGTTTCTTTAACATTTGTATAAATTTTATATCTCGGGTCTTTATTGTACCAATCATAATTAGGGTATTCAGCTGCAAGTTCTTTTCTGATCATGTTAGCAATCGAAAATATTTGGCTTTTATCACTAGCTATCTTGTTTGCAAAATAGGTTTTACCCGCTCCATGTCCATCTCCTGAAATAAAAATGATTCTCATTGATTCTCCACAAAAATTCATTTCATTTAAAATATTATATAGAAATTTTCAGAATCATTATTTATTTCTTTTAAAGCTAATATTTTATTATCTTTAATTCTATCTCTAAAACCAATAAGTATTTTTTTACTATTTATTTTATGATTATTTATTTCATCATTTCTGGATTCTATATATTTTTTTAAAGAATCTGGTTTTATAAAACAATAGTTAATTACATTTCCATTGTAAATATCAATACTATGATCTTTCTTTAATTTCTTTTCAAAAAACTCAATACATTCAAGGTATGTTTGTGGGGTTCCAATATCAAACCAATAACTTTCTTTAGGGTATGAATAATTTAAAATATTTTTACCAAGTAAAAATATTTTTTTGTAATATATTTCTATACTGGATTTTTTTTCAACTTCTACAATATTTAAAAGATCTTTAGAAATGATTTGATGAGTAGTAAAAACTTTTGCTATAGCATTTTCATTTGGTTTAAAATTGCTACCAAATCCTAAGACATAATTATTATTATGGGAAACCC
It includes:
- a CDS encoding nucleotidyltransferase family protein, which gives rise to MLDKNDLDSFIPIVLCAGFGTRLKPLTNFIPKVVCPIINKPVAFLSIEIFLKAGFKKVHCNTHYLAKEVQQEIIEAAKYFGYDPNQIIFWHEEDILETGGGIARIYHEITKNENDNIGKDAIVVSGDIAADFPLENMINKWKNKNSDDWALMCTHDTDNIRKDATWVSHNNNYVLGFGSNFKPNENAIAKVFTTHQIISKDLLNIVEVEKKSSIEIYYKKIFLLGKNILNYSYPKESYWFDIGTPQTYLECIEFFEKKLKKDHSIDIYNGNVINYCFIKPDSLKKYIESRNDEINNHKINSKKILIGFRDRIKDNKILALKEINNDSENFYIIF